DNA sequence from the Peromyscus eremicus chromosome 7, PerEre_H2_v1, whole genome shotgun sequence genome:
GTCTTTTAAGTTGCTGGGTGTATGCCACTACATCTGCCTAAATTTTCGATgtgcctttttctctctctctcttttttttttaaagatagtttcATTCTATAACCATGGCTAACTGGAACTATGTAGACAAATTTCAAATCTGTTGTCATCTCCCAACTCTACCTGCCAAATGCTAGGCTTATAGACGCGGGCCACTACACTTGGCTAATAATGTTTTAAACCTTTGAATTAAAATTTTACCATCATGTATTATGTatcatgtgaatatatatattcacatccATCTTTTCTAATTGATGGTTAAACAGACACATACTAAATCAGTATCAATGTAACAAGGACAAAGACAACTCAACTTACTATCAGGAAAAACTGTGACCATCTATGTAGTATTTGACAGAGAAAACACTACTATTCGACAGCTAATATTTTATTCAGATAGCAGTCTCATTACATGTGGTCCAAGAACATTCAAATAGGAACTCAAATAAAATCAGATGTTAAAGATCAGTCTTCAAACATCATAGCCAACGATGCCACGTTTGCCTATGATCTCTCCGACATAAAACCACATCCACACCTCAGTGGCCACCAAACCATTCAGCACAGCTtcctggaaaagaaaaagcacaactTTTAaggtactttaaaaaacaaacaaaaaacccaacacatATTTGAAATTATTCTCTCTCAGGATTGACAGAGAATATAAGGGTGTTATTCAAAACTACAGAACAGTTTTAGCCAAAGTCAGGAATTACTAATGTTCAATGTTCAACTTCTGAAAACCTTGAACTTTCAATTTTGTAAGGCAAATGGGCCTGAGCTTATAAATTCTTTCAAAGGGATTTTTAAAGACCTGAACTGACTTAACCCTTTCATTATTAGTTTATGAGACACTTTATGGGCTCTAAAACAACCCACATCCTGGAAATGGCTCACACATTAGACAGGGCATTCATAGGGCTTGTCTTCTGTCCGTCAAAGATGGAGAAGTCTGTGTTCTTCCCTTACACCCACCCCatgtacttcatttttatttactatcaTTTGGTTTAATTCTTTCCAATTGTTCAACATCTATTTTATGTTTCTGACGCCCGCccccaaaaggggaaaaaaaacccaaacaaacccacACATGGTTCTTGAAAGCATTGTTTCATTTAAGCACAAACTTGTATCTAAAAACTCTAGTTGGAAAAAAATATCTTTCCATAAACAAACTGAACGCCTTTACTTCTACTAAGAGTGTTTCTGGAGGTCATTGCCCCTTCAGTCACACCAGGGGCCATTAGAAGTCTCCTGTCACCACTACCCAGGTGAAGGCTGGAACGCAGTAGTTACTTGAATTGGATATTAAAAGTCAAGTtccaattcttttttgtttgtttgttttttttgagacaaggtttctctgtgtagctttgtagtctgtcctggaacttgctgtttagagcaggctagcctcaaaggcagagatctgcctgcctctgcctccagagtgctaggattaaaggcacatactaccaccacctggctccaagTTCCAATTCTTGTGGCCTTTAGTCTACACGCAATTTGAAAACCCAGATTTTGGTATTCTTGTTCTGCCTAATAATTCTAGAGGTCTTTAGCTGAAATGGGGATAATtccatgacaaaaacaaaacaaacaaaaactcagcaAAGGCAGCTATCAGATTATAATATACTAGCTAAGATTAGGAAGAAAATCAAGGCTGCCAGTCAAGATGCTCACCTTTTTGTTCTAAGACCACAACTAGACCAAGACAAAAAGAGCTGAGTTAGTTCTATCCAGATTACAAAGTGAGAAAAAATGTCTTTTCTTGGCAGTCAAAAGAGATTATCTCTCATTATGTTGGATTCTGCTTTATTggaaaatacatatattaatcAAAAGAACCTGAAAAACCCCCAGGGAAGACATTTTCTATCACAAACATACTTTTTCACAGCCCATAGTTACCTTAACTGTAAGCTGTTTGAAGCTACGAGTTTTAGcactttgaattatttttctcGCACTCTGAATAGCTGCAGGGAGTTCAGCAGGGGTTGGGGGAACCAGCTCAACCTTGGCGTACCGCCAAAATGTAGCCAATCGAGGCCTCGAGTAAGTCACCGcagctggaaaacaaaacaaaacaaaaacccaggatgaACTCACTAGAGATCGAAAGAAGCAGATGTGTGGGCTGGACAcaaatatttattcatctatcaCATCC
Encoded proteins:
- the Atp5mg gene encoding ATP synthase subunit g, mitochondrial gives rise to the protein MAKLVRNFAEKAPGLVAAAVTYSRPRLATFWRYAKVELVPPTPAELPAAIQSARKIIQSAKTRSFKQLTVKEAVLNGLVATEVWMWFYVGEIIGKRGIVGYDV